Proteins encoded by one window of Yamadazyma tenuis chromosome 2, complete sequence:
- a CDS encoding uncharacterized protein (BUSCO:EOG092654RM; COG:C; EggNog:ENOG503P5MH): protein MLSKLAQRQFVRFSSHGPTTASKLLNEPAFHPSKVSKAAGEAFKKASQEKMHHSVGITKLWKRITYFVAFPALLLTAIPVGNIELKHAEHREHLRHLSDDEWPTQYDYQNIRAKKFFWGDGDKTLFWNSDVNRNIEA from the coding sequence ATGCTTTCGAAATTAGCACAACGTCAGTTCGTTAGATTCTCCTCGCACGGCCCTACCACCGCCTCCAAGCTCCTCAACGAGCCAGCCTTCCATCCTTCCAAGGTCAGCAAGGCCGCCGGTGAAGCCTTCAAAAAGGCCTCCCAGGAAAAAATGCACCACTCGGTGGGAATCACCAAGTTATGGAAAAGAATAACCTACTTCGTGGCCTTCCCTGCCTTGCTTCTTACCGCCATTCCCGTGGGAAATATCGAGTTGAAGCATGCGGAGCACAGAGAGCATTTGAGACACTTGAGTGATGATGAGTGGCCAACTCAGTACGATTACCAGAACATCAGAGCTAAGAAGTTCTTCTGGGGAGACGGAGACAAGACCTTGTTCTGGAACTCGGATGTTAACAGAAACATCGAGGCCTAG
- a CDS encoding uncharacterized protein (COG:S; EggNog:ENOG503NUSZ) yields MFRRSRYSIFLAFLIVIHIFIIAYINDVSVESMVPKVLSTAAAKPVSLHQRVLNRFENDVLVPFRNSRLKPTDPMAKLIPHLDRNHRPGATAVQVPEAYMEEPGPPVAAYDPRITFATILKHLVDSLAAGGDTPTTPAAGLASLQDLSVPFFHWADYANLSILHQYQVSPVAQKPTCQALTTTTNNKLRDKRLEIFEVETFCVDDAALQTFIDNEYIPTWTRHRAQQIQDLGPQYSAGLHVHRYGGRSTKDNKILHSKSFLHDFMPTPYSMVLLLPVDTNNVGGDGQLANALQVGVNQEPNGWKRLVDTNSFRQLGSADGDASIDVHSQLQQLIRLLDTNPGYQEVKHNNSQIPYQKPLAHEMFVDPTQDIYDAMSVSDTELNIHDWHYRHALHTSLTSPYPFKYFFEAKMLKKDRNWELGGHYDWRFFGGIINYTDRQGPVLHSLINGWFRFVNSYKINTWIAHGSLLSWFWNGVTFPWDIDFDVQMPITELHTVCRRFNQSLVMDLGLQDQVSEVRYGRFFLDCGTFIGTRNNMNGHNNIDARFIDVDTGLYIDITGLALTDTPAPRRYDQMLPEHMRRTSGDHSIGEKTRNEYLQVYNCKNKHFLSLNSISPLRLTAFEGQLNYIPNDYRTILINEYKQSGIEARKFKTHSFLPKLELWDLTKDLIKFVKAKYPGRTSLRKYRAGTPAGNMASKAVIDEEFSSDTDYLSYLWSKPDALFEYLVINDVTDLHRQEMDLYTTGHSTKPMFFDGDLLTKRTSPLRHDLFNFEQLFGGYRFQHSLQAVQQVVEAATSKTVNNDDSVDEQSESESESESEVLPKPVVDAIEELDLTKEEGTVVEVKVVEEAPPVGDPVVEAQTDEHLSDPNQKRPFSHDSST; encoded by the coding sequence ATGTTCAGACGCAGTCGATACTCGATCTTTCTAGCGTTTTTGATCGTGATCCATATTTTCATCATAGCCTACATAAACGATGTGCTGGTCGAACTGATGGTACCCAAGGTACTCTCCACCGCTGCCGCCAAGCCGGTGTCACTCCACCAGCGGGTGTTGAATCgctttgaaaatgacgTTTTGGTACCTTTCCGCAACAGCCGTCTCAAACCCACCGATCCTATGGCCAAACTCATACCACACTTGGACAGAAACCACCGCCCAGGGGCTACCGCCGTGCAGGTGCCAGAGGCATACATGGAAGAGCCAGGCCCTCCCGTGGCCGCCTATGATCCCCGGATCACCTTTGCTACCATCCTCAAGCACTTGGTGGACCTGCTCGCGGCTGGCGGTGACACTCCCACCACCCCCGCCGCCGGCCTCGCCCTGCTCCAGGACCTCTCGGTACCATTTTTTCACTGGGCCGACTACGCCAATCTCCTGATTTTACATCAATATCAGGTGTCACCCGTGGCCCAGAAACCCACCTGTCAGGCtctcaccaccaccaccaacaacaagcttCGTGACAAGAGACTCGAGATCTTTGAGGTGGAAACCTTCTGTGTGGACGATGCCGCCCTCCAGACGTTTATCGACAACGAGTATATTCCAACGTGGACTCGCCACCGGGCCCAGCAGATCCAGGACCTTGGCCCGCAGTACCTGGCGGGGCTCCACGTCCACCGCTACGGCGGCCGAAGCACCAAGGATAACAAGATTTTGCACTCCAAACTGTTTCTCCACGATTTCATGCCCACGCCTTACCTGATGGTATTGCTTCTCCCGGTCGATACCAACAACGTGGGTGGCGACGGCCAATTGGCCAACGCTCTCCAGGTGGGTGTCAACCAGGAACCCAACGGATGGAAGCGGTTGGTCGATACAAACCTGTTTAGGCAATTGGGATCCGCTGATGGTGATGCCAGCATCGATGTGCACTCACAATTGCAGCAATTGATTCGCCTCCTCGATACCAACCCTGGCTACCAGGAAGTCAAACACAACAACTCGCAGATACCATACCAGAAACCATTAGCCCACGAGATGTTTGTGGACCCCACACAAGACATTTATGATGCCATGTCCGTCTCCGACACCGAACTCAACATCCACGACTGGCACTACCGCCATGCGTTGCACACATCGTTGACATCTCCATACCCGTTCAAATACTTTTTCGAGGccaagatgttgaagaaggacCGCAACTGGGAGTTGGGTGGGCACTATGACTGGAGGTTTTTTGGTGGCATCATCAATTATACCGACAGACAGGGCCCGGTGCTCCACTCGTTGATCAACGGGTGGTTCCGCTTTGTTAACTCCTACAAGATCAACACATGGATTGCCCACGGATCGTTGCTCAGCTGGTTCTGGAACGGTGTCACCTTTCCGTGGGACATTGACTTTGACGTGCAGATGCCCATCACCGAGTTGCATACCGTGTGCCGTCGGTTCAACCAGtcgttggtgatggacTTGGGTCTTCAGGACCAGGTGCTGGAGGTGCGCTACGGCCGGTTTTTCCTTGACTGCGGTACCTTTATTGGCACCCGTAACAATATGAACGGCCACAACAATATCGATGCGCGGTTTATTGATGTAGATACCGGCCTCTACATTGATATTACCGGCTTGGCCTTGACCGATACGCCTGCTCCTCGCCGGTATGACCAGATGCTTCCCGAGCACATGCGTCGGACCTCCGGTGACCATTCTATCGGCGAGAAAACCCGAAATGAGTACTTGCAAGTTTACAACTGCAAAAATAAGCATTTCTTATCATTGAACTCCATAAGCCCGTTGCGGCTCACGGCCTTCGAAGGCCAGTTAAACTATATCCCTAATGACTACCGAACCATTCTTATTAATGAGTATAAGCAGCTGGGAATTGAGGCCAGAAAGTTCAAAACCCACTCATTTTTGCCGAAACTCGAGCTCTGGGACCTCACCAAGGACCTCATAAAATTCGTGAAAGCAAAGTATCCAGGGCGCACATCACTTCGAAAGTACAGGGCCGGCACTCCGGCCGGTAATATGGCCTCCAAGGCAGTTATAGATGAAGAGTTCTCCAGTGACACCGATTACTTACTGTATCTCTGGTCCAAACCGGACGCTCTTTTCGAGtacttggtgatcaacGATGTGACCGACCTCCACCGCCAGGAAATGGACTTGTATACGACTGGCCACTCCACCAAGCCTATGTTCTTTGACGGAGACCTTCTCACTAAGCGTACCAGTCCTTTACGTCACGATTTATTTAACTTTGAGCAGTTATTTGGTGGCTACCGGTTCCAGCACAGCTTGCAAGCAGTCCAACAGGTGGTGGAAGCTGCGACTTCCAAGACAGTTAATAATGACGACCTGGTAGATGAGCAATCGGAATCGGAGTCGGAATCGGAGTCGGaagttcttccaaaaccgGTGGTAGATGCCATCGAGGAGTTGGATCTTActaaagaagaaggtaCAGTAGTGGAggtgaaggtggtggaagaggCACCTCCGGTGGGAGATCCGGTGGTGGAAGCACAAACAGATGAGCATCTCTCCGACCCGAATCAGAAACGACCATTCTCCCATGACTCCAGTACTTAG
- a CDS encoding uncharacterized protein (COG:S; EggNog:ENOG503NUSZ): MVKLRKMLIRVFIAIVLMFSAASLKRQYSDLRVIGDRLRLQQSVSIKLHRWYSDFLHNEYDFDQDPRFNAHVEKLLEKHQSDPELWSLTKRVADLPLSVTIPEYFNPMTSSPKPIMQPFDPRFTLSVYFQWMKHHVNEPVVFHWSDWVDLSKLTPLVFNNGQINKCEDMFDISGNEELIRDSEIRHINDYCHNYFATTLGYKITSAAGPQTIENNELIGKSFLYTTFEPPTKLVLMNDDGLYEVPVSNRNNNMKYSLLNNKYVEKLKLSGPVEVTSSYKAMVKAWGTPTIQLPPVKKEVKLDKTMFMFDAKDKIKQLRAVKKRTLNQDMYLNSLEVSIKEGEPPKYFHEAKLLQSYKEHWLGEHYDWRFFNGLTVGKGEQMISLCKLIKAYLDLCITEGLVTWIAHGSLLSWYWNGSIFPWDTDLDVQMPIAELNKLAERFNQSLVVENVMKNGQFSGMGKYFVDVGSSITYREKGNGNNNIDGRFIDTDTGLYVDITALAITNTLAPTQYDSLPAPEFAEVTGQENFHLNLKHGLANCRNDHFVKVDEVNLLKPIHFQDQTSYLSTNFLIMINNEYELSSMTEKNYRDYIYLKNFRIWVNTQNILDYMKNSDEWVAQQNGQVQAREDVGESSSEVEGEGDENEKRVVGALEKLQINKLGYNDYFNLLEDKTILKDYLINRNNSANHQEELDKLMYSRDTGDSSKFLENNFIMDLFINRIYETGWNYDQEVNKMVGLSQLMNKPERAITGRSTGKRV, encoded by the coding sequence ATGGTCAAGCTCAGGAAGATGTTGATCCGTGTGTTCATAGCGATCGTGCTAATGTTCAGTGCTGCCAGCCTCAAGCGCCAGTACTCAGACCTTCGGGTCATTGGAGACCGCCTCCGGCTTCAACAGTCCGTCAGCATAAAACTTCACCGATGGTACTCCGATTTCCTTCACAATGAGTACGACTTTGACCAAGACCCCCGGTTCAACGCCCATGTGGAAAAACTCCTCGAAAAGCATCAGCTGGACCCGGAACTATGGAGTCTCACCAAGCGGGTGGCAGACCTACCACTCCTGGTAACTATTCCTGAATACTTTAACCCCATGACTTCCAGTCCTAAACCCATTATGCAACCATTCGACCCTCGCTTCACGCTATCGGTATACTTCCAATGGATGAAGCACCATGTGAATGAGCCGGTGGTGTTCCACTGGAGTGACTGGGTGGACTTGTCCAAGCTCACACCGCTTGTGTTCAACAACGGTCAAATAAACAAATGTGAAGATATGTTTGACATCAGCGGCAACGAAGAGTTGATAAGAGACAGTGAGATCCGTCACATCAATGACTACTGTCATAACTACTTTGCTACCACTTTGGGTTACAAGATAACATCTGCTGCTGGTCCACAGACTATCGAAAATAACGAACTTATAGGCAAGTCGTTTTTGTACACGACGTTCGAGCCTcccaccaagttggtgttgatgaacgATGACGGCTTGTACGAGGTTCCTGTTTCGAATCGgaacaacaacatgaaATATAGtcttttgaacaacaaatACGTTGAAAAGTTAAAATTATCGGGACCGGTTGAGGTCACCTCCAGCTATAAGGCCATGGTCAAGGCGTGGGGGACGCCGACGATTCAACTCCCACCCGTGAAAAAGGAGGTGAAACTCGATAAAACCATGTTCATGTTTGACGCAAAGGACAAGATTAAGCAGCTCCGGGCCGTGAAAAAAAGAACTCTTAACCAGGACatgtacttgaactcattgGAGGTGTCAATAAAAGAAGGCGAGCCTCCCAAATACTTCCATGAGGCCAAGTTGCTACAGAGCTATAAAGAGCATTGGTTGGGTGAGCACTACGATTGGAGGTTTTTCAACGGGTTGACGGTGGGCAAGGGTGAGCAAATGATCTCGTTGTgcaagttgatcaaagcATACTTAGACTTGTGTATCACCGAGGGTCTCGTGACGTGGATAGCCCACGGGTCGTTGTTGAGTTGGTACTGGAACGGGCTGATTTTCCCATGGGACACCGACTTGGATGTGCAGATGCCTATAGCCGAGTTGAATAAGCTTGCTGAGCGATTCAACCAGAgcttggtggtggaaaatgTCATGAAAAATGGCCAGTTCAGCGGCATGGGTAAGTATTTTGTGGATGTGGGCTCAAGCATCACCTACAGAGAAAAAGGTAACGGCAATAACAATATTGATGGCCGGTTCATCGATACCGACACCGGGCTTTACGTGGACATCACCGCGttggccatcaccaatacCCTTGCCCCCACCCAGTACGACCTGTTGCCAGCCCCTGAATTCGCTGAAGTCACGGGTCAGGAAAACTTCCACTTGAACCTCAAGCATGGCCTTGCCAACTGCCGAAACGACCATTTTGTTAAAGTGGATGAGGTGAATTTACTCAAACCCATTCATTTTCAGGACCAAACAAGTTATCTTCTGACAAATTTTCTCATTATGATTAACAACGAATACGAGCTTCTGTCAATGACAGAGAAGAACTACCGGGACTACAtctacttgaagaatttccGGATCTGGGTCAATACCCAAAACATCCTCGACTACATGAAAAATAGTGACGAGTGGGTTGCACAGCAGAACGGGCAGGTCCAGGCTCGGGAAGACGTTGGGGAATCATCCCTGGAGGTGGAAGGGGAAGGAGATGAGAATGAGAAACGGGTGGTGGGAGCTCTTGAGAAGCTCCAGATCAATAAGCTTGGATATAATGACTACTTTAATCTCTTGGAAGATAAGACCATACTCAAGGATTACTTAATTAACCGCAACAATTCAGCCAACCATCAGGAAGAATTGGATAAGCTCATGTACTCGCGGGACACGGGAGACAGCctgaagtttttggaaaacaacttcatcatGGACCTTTTTATCAACCGGATATATGAGACTGGGTGGAATTATGACCAAGAAGTTAATAAGATGGTTGGTCTTTCACAACTTATGAATAAGCCTGAGAGGGCTATCACTGGTAGGAGTACAGGTAAGAGAGTCTGA
- a CDS encoding uncharacterized protein (EggNog:ENOG503P5AE; COG:S): MVEEITTIRSPTSGTSYRLYNDSSLNSMCTQLGINKFEFHLLCQFHACFLETSLSFHQIADNPNLSPLDKLWLTEVPRLWQGSAQLRQNVYAMTSLHLEARVSLQQMVIEDLGPHGVFDTFGTSTSVHDATRRMSDITLAYFGEAVHATRKSIDELVHGKEFTVETAAATVFSSIILFTFLSLQPHCLIPLVDPRPHASDLIKLVSSMKAAMACALPVMFHTRYHGVFYLAEFLRDHDASTTFPVVEHLRDDLHRRPRDDDGYWGALEGSLNMLDRCFARAMKTDDYVLLFRYVFLMDFKVYDLIEAGDYLSHKILYYYSIISLLCGMSFSNQHSVFRDFAEMFREKSFERFGGWEHDMDRDMYLLAASDFSLKERLSGLADCRKLKIACDEARPKCEYCAATHRECIYPNPTRGVAPESSSEPSSESSLISLNHLQYDTLVNSAVLNKMYVQLGISKFEYRLLTEFDSQFVRNNIKPGMKRNPSPLDKLWMNEVPHLWGQSSLLRSNMYSISSMFLADKVSLSQMLVEDLGPQVEYKQLGGLENKVQQMVLEFFGNSLVQTMAATDEVCRSPHGLTSVRAAELVFSAIILFTFLSLQSYDLMPLLDLAGADVAGVDVASAPVDLVRLVSSMKLAIGECLPALVGSPYTGLFYVTEIFSPTQLDEIYPIVEHLKTELYRYKSSYTGSQFEDLQWALEMFERCMASAVQNDDRVPFLRLIFLWRPSVYKLMLEYDFFSVQMLFYYSTLTLLVGLKRSPTNIFQKFNDQFRSLSFRMFGGWQSQTDMALYQLSSNGVDISSNLQMLQNFVPETYEYHG; encoded by the exons ATGGTAGAagaaatcaccaccattCGGTCGCCGACTTCTGGCACCTCGTACCGTCTCTACAATGATAGTCTGCTCAATTCCATGTGTACACAGCTCggaatcaacaagttcGAGTTCCATCTTCTCTGCCAGTTCCACGCTTGTTTCCTAGAAACAAGCCTCTCGTTCCATCAGATAGCAGACAATCCCAACCTTTCGCCGTTGGACAAGCTCTGGTTGACAGAGGTACCACGGCTCTGGCAAGGCAGTGCCCAGCTCCGCCAAAATGTCTATGCCATGACATCGTTGCATCTCGAGGCCCGCGTTCTGTTGCAACAAATGGTGATCGAAGACCTTGGACCCCACGGGGTGTTTGACACCTTTGGCACCTCCACCTCGGTCCACGACGCCACCCGGCGGATGCTGGACATAACCCTCGCCTACTTTGGTGAGGCGGTGCACGCGACTCGCAAGAGCATCGATGAGCTCGTGCACGGTAAGGAGTTCACGGTGGAGACGGCGGCGGCCACCGTTTTCTCGTCAATCATTCTCTTTACATTTCTATCGTTGCAACCGCACTGCTTGATCCCGCTCGTGGACCCCCGGCCCCATGCCctggacttgatcaagctTGTGCTGCTGATGAAGGCAGCCATGGCTTGTGCGTTACCTGTCATGTTCCACACCAGATACCACGGGGTGTTCTACTTGGCAGAATTCTTGCGAGATCACGACGCCAGCACCACGTTCCCGGTGGTCGAGCACTTGCGGGATGACCTCCACCGCCGGCCGCGCGATGACGACGGATACTGGGGCGCTCTTGAAGGGTCGTTGAACATGCTAGACCGGTGCTTTGCCAGAGCTATGAAGACCGATGACTATGTGCTTCTTTTCCGGTATGTGTTTCTCATGGACTTCAAGGTGTATGACTTGATAGAGGCTGGCGACTACTTGAGCCATAAGATTCTTTATTACTACTCGATCATTTCGTTACTCTGCGGGATGAGTTTTAGTAACCAGCACAGCGTGTTTCGGGATTTTGCAGAGATGTTTAGGGAGAAAAGCTTCGAGAGGTTTGGCGGCTGGGAGCATGATATGGATAGAGACATGTACCTTCTAGCGGCCAGCGACTTTAGCTTGAAGGAGCGGCTTCTGGGACTCGCAGA CTGTCGCAAGCTCAAGATCGCCTGCGATGAGGCTCGCCCCAAGTGTGAGTACTGTGCCGCCACCCACCGCGAGTGCATATACCCCAATCCGACCCGTGGCGTGGCCCCTGAATCGTCATCTGAACCGTCATCTGAATCGTCGCTCATCTCACTCAACCATTTACAATACGACACCCTCGTCAACCTGGCCGTTCTCAACAAGATGTACGTCCAATTGGGCATCTCCAAGTTCGAGTACCGGCTCTTGACGGAGTTCGACAGCCAATTTGTGAGAAACAATATCAAACCGGGCATGAAGCGCAACCCGTCACCTCTCGACAAGCTCTGGATGAACGAGGTGCCCCATCTCTGGGGCCAGAGCCTGCTTCTACGGCTGAACATGTACTCAATTCTGTCGATGTTTTTGGCGGATAAGGTGTCACTTTCGCAgatgttggtggaggaCCTTGGGCCTCAAGTTGAGTACAAGCAATTGGGCGGTTTGGAGAACAAGGTGCAGCAGATGGTGCTCGAGTTTTTTGGAAACTCGTTGGTGCAAACGATGGCGGCGACCGATGAGGTGTGCCGGAGTCCGCATGGCCTCACGCTGGTGCGGGCGGCAGAGCTAGTATTTTCGGCCATTATCCTCTTTACGTTTCTTTCGCTCCAGCTGTACGACTTGATGCCGCTCCTCGACTTGGCGGGGGCGGACGTGGCGGGCGTGGACGTGGCGAGCGCGCCGGTCGATTTGGTGCGACTCGTGCTGCTGATGAAGCTCGCGATAGGCGAGTGCCTCCCGGCGCTTGTGGGCCTGCCGTACACGGGGCTCTTCTACGTGACAGAAATATTCTCCCCCACCCAGTTAGATGAGATCTATCCCATCGTTGAGCACTTGAAAACCGAGCTTTATCGCTACAAAAGCCTGTACACGGGCCTGCAGTTCGAGGACTTGCAGTGGGCCCTTGAAATGTTCGAGCGGTGCATGGCCCTGGCGGTCCAGAACGATGACCGGGTGCCATTTCTACGTCTCATATTTCTTTGGCGGCCCAGTGTGTACAAGTTGATGCTTGAATACGATTTCTTTAGTGTGCAGATGCTCTTTTACTACTCGACCTTGACGCTTTTGGTGGGGTTGAAGCGCAGCCCCACCAACATTTTCCAGAAGTTCAACGACCAATTTCGGCTGCTCAGCTTCCGTATGTTTGGGGGGTGGCAGAGTCAGACGGATATGGCGCTTTACCAGCTTCTGCTGAATGGAGTTGACATTAGCAGCAATTTGCAGATGCTTCAGAACTTTGTGCCCGAGACCTACGAGTACCATGGCTGA
- a CDS encoding cysteine proteinase (EggNog:ENOG503NXMR; MEROPS:MER0002895; COG:O), whose product MTKSQVELLAHQLPYGDGSDKVFGMENYGNTCYCNSILQCLYHTHNFRVHLLSHHKTHHDRKLNLYGIKTHNFTNKYEMLVQKRSKEQQKAADDKGRSSRKGSIFGIKFNSSSGPNGGVASYSDSEIPNKKGYIFELHNCSYLSDEQRNLISRYDNDDFKRIPVMVTRPSQNVDQAIADKNDYSQSSSMLLGGDTGDGTASGTSTTAPVPDPPVSKDDGQISSQSSFILIGIPYPETFLQNPINPFNPSPTSDQRKRSALINGPIVNLDHSLQLPSEQNDDSALLYALKDMFECMVENKSNTGVVSPNYFMQKLKEKNYLFRQNNMHHDAHEFCNYLINEIIECLNKENGPEDNWCNDLFQGRITNETKCLSCETVTSKEETFLDLSIDIPPHSHSNSLTNLLNNFSRSEILTHQNKFYCNSCSSLQEAVKTIKIKYLPEVLVINLKRFKYDDKVDKLIKLFDMISYPLKLRLFNTTSNPDNAQNNFQLYELSSLVVHIGGGPMHGHYISLCKIKPKIWLLFDDETVEIVDEFFVMKFFGNGPALASAYILFYQKCDYLEPGEEDKMDFGFDINDIFDGNDYSIDKNGTVEVNGYTRSGSGMTEDNEADNDNTTLDSSVKKSSISSKVDDHSLESSTDTVPARKAPNIFKKNFRLDTPSVSVVSGSSTAVSTEPSAHVPVAPQTLAPTSPDTTAVPVSPQAPTSQGPDHEVKEKKSWVGGLKRRESKLDKGERKLSSGSLVSNISEEKEEEKEKEKKSEKEKKSEKEKKSEKDRKKSLFGFKRK is encoded by the coding sequence ATGACAAAGTCTCAAGTAGAATTACTAGCTCACCAATTGCCGTACGGTGACGGCAGTGACAAGGTCTTCGGCATGGAGAATTACGGGAACACCTGCTATTGTAACTCGATTCTCCAGTGTCTCTACCACACCCACAACTTCAGAGTCCACCTCTTGTCTCACCACAAAACTCACCATGACCGGAAACTCAATCTATACGGTATCAAAACCCacaacttcaccaataaGTACGAGATGTTGGTGCAAAAACGCAGCAAGGAGCAGCAGAAGGCGGCCGATGATAAGGGCCGCTCGTCCCGGAAGGGTTCTATCTTTGGtatcaaattcaactccaGCTCCGGCCCCAACGGCGGTGTGGCCAGCTACCTGGACAGTGAGATCCCCAACAAGAAGGGATACATCTTCGAGTTGCACAACTGTCTGTACCTATCGGATGAGCAGCGCAATTTGATCTCCCGGTACgataatgatgatttcaagcGAATCCCCGTCATGGTCACCAGACCGTCGCAGAACGTAGACCAGGCCATTGCCGACAAAAACGACTACTCGCAGAGCTCCTCGATGCTTCTCGGGGGCGACACGGGGGACGGGACTGCCTCCGGgacctccaccaccgcTCCGGTGCCCGATCCACCCGTGTCCAAGGACGACGGACAAATCTCGTCCCAGCTGAGTTTCATTCTCATCGGCATTCCTTACCCCGAGACTTTCCTCCAGAACCCCATCAACCCGTTCAATCCCAGTCCCACCAGCGACCAGCGGAAGCGGTCGGCGCTCATCAACGGCCCCATCGTCAACCTCGACCACTCACTCCAATTACCCAGTGAGCAGAACGATGATTCAGCCCTCTTGTACGCCTTGAAAGACATGTTCGAATGCATGGTGGAAAACAAGAGCAACACGGGGGTGGTGTCACCCAACTACTTTATGCAAAAACTTAAGGAAAAGAACTACTTGTTCCGTCAGAATAACATGCACCACGATGCGCACGAGTTTTGCAACTACCTCATCAACGAGATCATCGAGTGCTTGAACAAGGAGAACGGGCCCGAGGATAACTGGTGCAACGACCTCTTCCAAGGCCGAATCACCAACGAGACCAAGTGTTTGAGCTGTGAGACTGTGACCTCCAAGGAGGAAACGTTCTTGGATCTCTCCATCGACATTCCTCCCCACTCCCACTCCAACTCACTCACCAAcctcttgaacaacttctcGCGGCTGGAAATCTTAACTCACCAGAACAAGTTCTACTGTAACTCATGCTCATCGCTTCAGGAGGCCGTCAAGaccatcaaaatcaagtacTTACCCGAggtgttggtgatcaacttaAAGCGGTTCAAGTACGACGACAAGgtggacaagttgatcaagctTTTCGATATGATTTCCTATCCGTTGAAGTTGCggctcttcaacaccacctccaaccCGGACAATGCACAGAACAACTTCCAGTTGTATGAGCTTTCGTCGCTCGTGGTACACATCGGTGGTGGCCCCATGCACGGGCACTACATCTCTTTGTGCAAAATCAAGCCCAAGATATGGCTTCTTTTCGACGACGAGACGGTTGAGATTGTGGACGAGTTCTTTGTCATGAAGTTTTTTGGTAACGGGCCTGCTCTTGCCAGTGCCTACATCTTGTTCTACCAAAAGTGTGATTACTTAGAGCCGGGAGAAGAGGACAAAATGGACTTTGGTTTCGACATCAACGATATCTTTGACGGAAACGACTACTCCATCGACAAAAATGGTACTGTGGAAGTCAATGGGTATACTCGTCTGGGGAGCGGCATGACAGAGGATAACGAAGCGGACAACGATAACACCACTTTGGACCTGTCGGTGAAAAAGTCGTCGATTTCTTCTAAAGTGGACGACCACTCGCTCGAGCTGTCTACAGATACAGTGCCTGCCCGTAAAGCTcccaacatcttcaagaagaacttccGGCTCGATACCCCTTCTGTTTCGGTTGTGTCTGGATCTTCGACTGCAGTATCTACTGAACCATCTGCTCATGTGCCAGTAGCTCCGCAAACCCTTGCACCAACACTGCCTGATACCACGGCGGTGCCGGTACTGCCCCAGGCGCCGACATCGCAAGGGCCTGACCACGAAgtgaaagagaagaagtcGTGGGTCGGAGGCTTGAAACGGCGAGAGCTGAAGCTTGACAAGGGAGAACGCAAATTGAGCTCTGGAAGCTTGGTACTGAATATACTGGAGGAGAAGGAGGAGGAGAAggagaaggagaagaagtccgagaaggagaagaagtctgaaaaggaaaagaagtcCGAAAAGGACCGGAAAAAACTGCTCTTTGGATTCAAGCGGAAATAG